One Simkaniaceae bacterium genomic window, GCAATGCCAGAAAAAGGTGTGATTCCATGCCTGGGCTGCATTATTAAAAATGCCCCCCTGAGAAGAAATAACGAGCTCTTTTAAGGGCGTATCCGCCTCCGGCTTGCCCTCAACTAGAGAATTGAGCTTAGTAAAATAAGCTGCATGGTGCTTATTGTAATGATAATGCATTTGCTCTTCAGATACGAAAGGAGCAAGAGCATTTAAATCATAGGGTAAATTAGGTAATTCATGTTTCATATGACCTCCACAATGAAAAAATAAAAAAACTAACTATAGCGATTCTTAAGATTCTCATGCAATCATAGACTTGTCCTTTGACAAAGCAAATGCTTTGAGTTATACCGGGAGTGATATACCGGAATGAAAGGATCAAACCATGTCAAAACCGATATTGCAAGAACACGGAATGGGATGTGGAGTTGCCTGTGTTGCATTTGCTTTAAAGACAACATATCAAAAAGCACTCAAGCTATTTGAAAACCCTGAAAACGCTTGGACAAAGGGTTATATATGCAGAGATATTATTCAAGCCCTTCACAAGGGAAAAAGAGAATACCGCCACTTTTGGTATCAGCTAAAACATGAGGAATTCACTAAGCAAACGGGTGTCATTGTCTATACAAAACGCAGCGAGAAATACCCTGCAGGCCACTATTTAATCAAAACAGAAAATGGGATGTGGATGAACCCTTGGTCAAATTTCCCTGTGATCCACCCATTAGAAGGTGCTTTTCAAAAACGGCTTCCCGGAGAGATCGGTTATATCATGATCCCTGTTGAACACCTCACTAACTCACCTCGCCGCAAAAAAATAATGGGTGAAGAAACAAAATAAGTTGAAGAGAGCCATTTATGAAAAAAGGACTTCATCGTTTCGATGCTATTCTCTATATCAATCTAGCCCACCGTCAAGACAGAAAAAAAAGAGTGCTGTCAAACTTGCAAAAAGCCAATGTCAATATGAAAAGAGTCATTCGAATTGATGCGTGTCCCGATGCCTTGAACGGACACCGTGGGTGCGCTTTAAGTCATATCAAAGCATTGCAATTTGCCATCACTAAAAAATATCAAAATGCCTTAATTTTAGAAGATGACTTTGTCTTTCACAGTTCTTCTTCAGAAATTGAGCACTATGTTGAGACTTTCTTTGATCACTTCAAATCCAACTGGGATGTTTTTTTACTTTCCTCGAATGTTATCGAATATGAAGCAACATCCCATTCTAATATTAAACGCGTTTTGTGCGCTCAAACAGCGCATAGCTATGCCGTCAATCAGCATTATTTCCCTATTCTTCTAAAAAATTTCGAATTTGCTCTCTCTTTGATGAAAGATGACATTTTTTTCTTTCAAACAGGTGATAATACTCGTGCCATTGACCAAATATGGAAACTTTTACAACCCCATGGAAAATGGTATATTGGAGAAAAAACGATCGGAAAACAGGGGGCTTCTTTTAGTGATATCGAAATTGATCATATCAAACGCTTTATGCCCGAATGTTATTCTTAGCTAATGGATACTCAATGATAAGGTTTTTTTGATAAAAAATTAACCATAGCAATGCTCCGAGATTAATGAATGCAATCGCTGCAAATGCGCTTTGATAGGCAATGATGGGATACTGCCCTATATCGCTACGAGTCCAACAAGAAATAATTAGACCTATGACAACCTCTATTGCAAATCCCACTAAAAAGGCACATGTTTGCAAAAGCGTCGACAGATATTTAACTTCAATAGAGGGAAGCTCATTCAAACTTTCAATGACGATTCTTGCATTAACATGAAGACTAAACCCTAAAAAGAACCAAATCCCATTGGATTTGGCAACAACGGGAATTAGAATTAATCCCAAAATGAGAATAAAAAAACCGTATAATCCCACCCCTAAACCAAAAACGGAGATATGACAGCGCCGTGCACAATAAAGCCAGATGCGAAATGTGAGTTGACCAACCATGATTCCACCTGCCGATAGCGCTAAGACATACCCCAAATGCATGGGAGATTGACCAAGAGCGTTTGTCAACCACGGCCCGAGCCATAATCCTTGCAATGAAAGAAAAGAGCCACAAGCAATGACAACAGGGAACCCCGCTTTTTTAAATAAGGGCATTTGAAACAGTGCATACATGCGATCCCGTTGGTGTTGATCAGTCACTTTTATCTTTGGAGCTTGCAATGTGTCAGATATCCAAACGGAAGCTAGTATGACTAAAACAATCAAAATAACCATCATGGCAAATATGAGTGAGCGCCACCCCCCATATTTGACGAGCATTTGCGCAGGAAAACTTGCAACAAAGGCGCCTAATCCAATACTTAGAAGCATGCTATGCTTTGAAAAGATCGGAGCAAAAGTCAAATGCCGTTTCATTGACCTTATCCCTATCATGATATAATTTCCTAGAGCGATGGCTAAAGTAAAACTAACTCCCATCATCGCCCTTCCAAGGGTCAATCCAAACCCCGTATTGGCAGAAGAAAAAATAAGAGCCCCTAAACTCCCGACTAGACCTAAGATAATGAGATAAAGCCGCGGTTGAATTTTAGAGACCAAAAGACTCAACGGAATTTGAAAAATACCTGCAAAAAACAAAAAGGAGGCCGACATAAACCCCAGCATTGCTGCATTCATATGAAAATCATCCATGAAAATAGGGGACAAAATGGCATTGATGAACCGCATCGCATACATTAATATAATGCATCCTAAAATAGGAACGAGGTAAAAAGAATTTGGGGACTTTTCAGACTTTGGCATACTCCGGCACACAAATAAATTTTGTTATGACCCTATCACGAGACCGATAAAAAATGGGAATCTTTTTTTAAACGCGGAGAAAAACTTAAATGAAAGGAAGTGGTATGCCTCCGGCAATTGGCTTGACTCAAATGTAAATCAATCATAAGTAAGAGCTTCATTCTCGACTAACATAATTATAGGCTCTCAATGAAAGATTTTCATCTAGTTTATTATTCTTTTATTCCATTAGCATTCAGTGTTTTAGGAAGCATTCTTTCCCTTTCAACTCGGATTAATCAGCGATTTTCCTCATACCTACAATATTTTGTAGCCGGAATTATTATTGCCGCTATTTCAACTGAACTACTCCCTGAAATTTTACCAACAGATCGACCCGTCTCGATTAGCATTGGATTTGCTCTTGGTGTTTTCGTGATGATAGCGCTTCATGCTCTCGTTCATTTTTTGTCGAGAACGGGAAAACACCATGTTTTACCGTTGGGCTTAATTTTCGCATCAGCACTTGATCTCTTTATCGATGGTCTTTTAATCGGTATTTCGTTCATCGCCGGGCTCCACAGTGGGGTTATTGTTGCCATTTCTTTGAGCTTTTGTGCCTTTTTTCTCTCTGCTTCCGTGGCATCGACACTCAAAAGAAGTTCGATTTCTTGGCTAGCGCAATTACTTGTCTTAACCATAATGGCAACGGCTCTCCCTATCGGCTGCTTTTTTGGATTGGAAGTGATTCGGCTTTTCCAAACCCAATTAATGGTTGAAATTTTGGCATTTGGAGTTTCCGCCCTCTTATTCCTAAGTATAGAAGAATTTCTCTCTCAGGCATATAAAACGCGAAAATACTTTCTTTCGCCCATTCTCTTTTTTTTAGGCTTTTGGATCATCCTGATTCTAAAAATCATTTAATAATCAAAATCAAAATACTCGGAGGTACAATAGCGTTGATTGCGGTTCAGCCCTTCAAGGAGCACCATATCAGCCGGCTGCAGAGTAAAATCAAATACGTTCCAATTTTCCCTTAAATGCGCTTCACTCACAGCTTTTGGAATGGCAGAGATATTTTTCTGAATCAACCATCTTAAAATCACTTGGGCTCCACTTTTATTGTATTTTTCGCCTATCTTTTTAAAAATTGACTCATGTACCATTTCTCCCTTTCCCAAAGGACGATATGCCGTGAGATGGATCCCATTTGCTTTACAAAACCGATGTAATTCCTTTTGATTTAAGTAAGGATGAAATTCGACTTGGTTCACTTCAATGGCATCAATCCCCCATTGAAGTGCATCATTTAAGTGATGAATCGTGCAGTTGCTCACCCCGATAACTCTAACCCATCCCCTCTCTTTAGCTTCTATCAACTTAAGTAAAATATCGCGCATTGGTAATTCTCGATGAGGCTCGTGCAACAAAAGCAAATCGAGATAGTGCGTTTGTAATTCATTTAGAATCTGTTCAATTTCCGTTGACAAATCATCAACATGAAACGTGTCTCTTCCTCGCATTGAAATTTTTGATGTCAAAAAAAGCTCGCTGCGCGGGTATCCTTTCAGAGCCTTTCCAATCGCAGACTGATTGTGGTAAATCTATGCCGTATCAAAATGGCGATAACCAACGCGCAAGGCCTTTGCAATCATATCACTGCATTCTTGGCCTTGAAGTGGATAAGTTCCCGCACCAATGAGCGGCATTCTTACTCCATTTTTTAATCGAATCGTTGGTGATAAAAATGTCGAGGATTGTGTCATAAAAGCACCGGAAAAAAGAATCTCTTGAACTAACGTTAAAAATATGATTTAAATAAGAGCATACTGATTCTTCAATTTATTTCGGTATCTGTCTATAAAAGTAAAAAATAGGATAGGCTTCATTATCTATGAGCTCCAATTTTTCTAAACGCTCCTTTAAATTCGATATCATAACGGTTTTTCTCCTTTTAATTACACTTTCGTTTTTAATTGTGATATTGATTACGTATACCGATGCTTCGTCCTCTATCTTAAAATTTGCAAAAACAGAAGTTTCACGTGTTGCCGACATCGTCAATCACCAAACAAACGATTTAAGACAAAATGCTGAAAATCTCGTTGAAATCGGTGATAATGTCTTATCAAGAGCGACTAATTTGACCGAGACCAATCCCGAAGTCAGCACTTTTTTGCTCAGTATTGTTCGCTATACGAGCAATATTTCAAGTTTTTATTTCGCAACACAAGAAGGCGATTTTTTAATTGCCTATAATCTCAATTTGACTTCCTTAACACATTATAATAAAAGCCCCAATACCCCCCTTCCCAAACAAGCCACGCTTGCACTGCAATTTTTAAGTCGCAATTCCAAAAGAACCATCAATCATTGGATGTATTTTGACAATAATCTCAATCAAGTCGCTGAAGAATTTCCAAGTGAAATTGAATATAATCCCCACGTCCGATCATGGTATCAGAATGCGATCAAAACACCCGGTCTCCATTGGAGTGATGTGTATTTATTTTATCCAAGCGAAGTCCCCGGAATTACGGCTTCAAAGGCGATTTATCGCGAAGATGGCAGCTTAATTGGCGTTGTTGCGGCAGATCTATCTTTTCTCTTGTTATCCAACTTTCTAAAACAGCTTCAAATTGGAAAAACGGGGAAAGTCTTCATTGTAAATCATAAGAATCAAATTGTTCTTCCTGAAATTAATGACAAAGAACTTAAATCTAAAGAACAACAGCTTGTGAATGATTCTCTTGTGTTATTTGCTAAAGAAAATGAAGCTAACTTTACCTATGAAGCTAATGATATTACCTATCTATCTCATATCAATATTTTAAAAAATTTCTTTGGACAAAATGGAAAAATGGTATTGGTCGTTCCCTTAAAAGAATACTTTGTCGATTTTATTGATATGCAAAATCACATTTTGATTTTTAGCATCGTCGTTCTCTTGATCGCCATCCTCTTTATCTTTATTTTTTCTGCCCGTATCTCACGTCCAATTATGAAATTAACTGAAGAAATTGCTAAAATTTGTAAGTTTGATTTATCAAGTGAAGTGCGCGTAAAATCCAATATCAAAGAAATTTTTATTATGGATAACGCTATTGCTTCTCTTCGAGCTGCGGTGCGTTCCTTTGCTAGATACGTTCCTAAAGAAGTTGTTAGAAACCTCATCGAAAAGGGCAAAGATATTGAACTCGGCGGTGAAAAAAAAGAACTCACCATTATGTTCTCGGACATCAAAGATTTTACGGCCATTTCCGAACAAATATCGATTGATGACTTAACGCATCTTTTAGAGGAATACTTTGATTCCCTGACGCATATTATTCTCGATCATAAGGGAACCATTGATAAATATATCGGCGACTGTGTCATGTCCTTTTGGGGAGCCCCGATAGACCTCCCCGATCAAGCTCATCTTGCATGTGAATCCGCTCTTTACTCACGCAATGCGATTCAAGCCTTTAATAAAAAACGCAGAGAAGAGGGTAAGCCTGAATTTCACACCCGATTCGGAATTAATACCGGTCATGTTATTGTTGGCAATATTGGAACTCACGAGCGGATGAACTATACGGCGATCGGCGATCCGATTAACACTTCCTATCGCCTGCAACTCATTGATAAAGACTATCATACAATTATTATGATTAGTGAAAGTGTCAAAGCTAAAATCAATGAACGTTTTCTCATACGCCCTATTGATATCGTCGCTTTCAAAGGAAAAGCCGAAAAGACCAAAATTTACGAACTGATGGGCTGTGAGGATCCTAAGCATAGCAATATTGTATCAAGTGACCGGGATCGCGAGCTCGCTAAAGAATTTACAAAAGCTTATGATCTTTATGCTGCAAATCAAATGGAAGAGGCCCTCGCCCTTTTCAAGCAGATTTATGAAACATACCCTGAAGACCATCCCACTGAAATTTATATCAAACGCATTGAATCGATACTCAAGAAGCTTTGATCTGATATGTTTTAGGTGTCATAGGGAACGGCTTGATATTGAGTGAACTCCAATAGCTATTCTCTTCATTTTCATAGTTAACGAGGAGTTGTTCACCCGGATTAATTCTCTTTTTTGCAAAATAAACGACCTCAACGGGTGAGAATTCAAAACCAAAATCATTTTTCTTTGGAACTTTCATAAGATGGGCAATCACGTTGGGCTTTTCAGAGTGATTAATGAATCGGGTAAAGTTTCCCTTTTTCTTTGCATCGAGTTTAATGGCATAAAAACGATTAGGATGGAACTTCATTTTAGGATCGATTCTCTTTTGTTCTTCTTTTGTTAAATGCATTTCCCCGATGGGCTCAAAGGCATAGGCCGTATTATCATCGCGATTTTGCGGGCAAATTGAGACCTGACCCGAATAAGGGCTGATCATTTCCCCACGTTCAATTGGTTTTGATTGAGGGTGCAAAAAAACGCCATGTCCAAGCTCCTTTGCGAGCTTTCGAATAACAAACCGTTTTGGAAAGCCATATGTTTTAATTTCATTTATAATTTCATTGAGTTCTTTAAGCTGAGATTTCGTCATTGTTTTGACGATTAATTCCTGCTCTTTAATCTCTCTCAATGCAATTTGTGCAATTTCATCAGACATGATTTGGCGAGGAAGATTAAATTTCATACGACCTTATTCAGATAAATTCACTTGTATATATTTATTAAGTCGAATAAAAACCATTAGTCAAGACATTTTTTTAAAAAACTTCTCCAAGTCAATTGAAAGGACAATCATATGAAATATATTTTGCTGATAGGAAGAATCTTATTTTCTTCAGTTTTTATTATTAAAGGAATTGATCATTTCACTCCTGCTGCAATAACATATGCGAGCAGCATGAATGTTCCGATTCCCGGATTCTTAGTCCCGCTTGCCGGAGTGATTGCAGTCCTTGGAGGGCTCAGTATTCTTTTAGGATTCAAAGCAAGAATTGGAGCTTGGCTTATTATTATTTTCCTTATTCCAACAACGTTTATGATGCATCAGTATTGGTCATTCAAAGACTTATATCACGCAATGATGAATCAATACTGTTTTATAAAAAATCTCTCCTTAATGGGAGCTGCTCTCATGATCGCTTATTTTGGTTCAGGCCCCTTCAGTCTATCTCATAATTCACACCGCTCATAATCAAAAAGAAAACTATTATTTGCAGCCTAGCTGCAAATAATAGTTATTTATTCATAAGGTGAGTTTTTAATGCCGTGTGTCGTGGACTCCGTTCAATGCAGCATTGCGAAGCAACTCTCCTTCAATGGTTGGATAATTCGAAACCGATGTGTAAAAATCAGATATCTTCCCGCCATAACGCATGACGGCATTTGGATAATGGATCATTCCGGCTGCTCCTTTTCCAATCATATGAGCGCCATAAACCGTTCCTGAATCCGGATCAAATAGCATTTTCACCATACCATCTTCATTTTCAATAATACCTCTAGAGGTTGATTTAAATTCGGCAACGCCAACGGCATACTCAATATTCTTTTCCTTCAATTCCATTTCGGTTTTTCCGCAACATCCGATCTCCGGAATTGTATAAATCCCTGTTGGAAATATCTCAGGGAACATTTCCGTCCGCCTCCCATGAGCTAAGTGAGCTATAATCCCCCCCTCTCTCCATGCTGTTGAAGCAAGACCGGGAGATCCTTTAACATCCCCACCGGCATAAATATGTGGAACAGAAGTTTGAAATAGTTCATTAACGGCAATATGTCCCCGATGAGTGAGTTCAACACCAATTGCATCGAGATTCAGCATTTTAACATTGGCAACTCTTCCCAATGCATGAAGTAAATAGTCTCCTTCAATCGTTCTATCATCAAAAGACAGCCTTACTACATCGTCTTCAAGATGCATGATCGGATCTTTAACGTTGGGGATATAAGAAAACCTCCCCGATTCCATCAAAATTTGCCGGAGTTTTTCACTGATTGCAGGATCAAGAAATTTAAGCATTCTCTCATTGGAATCAACGATTGTAACACGTGATCCCAATCGATGTAGAATAGTTGCATATTCAGACCCGATTACCCCTCCACCCATAACAATGAATTGATTTGGAATCTCATCCATCATTAGAAGTTCTGTCGAATTAACAATACGGCTTGAAAAATGAGCAAGTCCTTCAGGCTGTCTTGGCATAGAACCCGTTGCTATAATGAAATGATCAGCTACGACTGTCGCTATTTTACTGCCGGTTTCACTAAAAACAGCCACTGTGTGAGGATCGACAAATTCAGCTAACCCATTTAAATAACATACATGATTTCTTATCAAATCTTCCATTGTAGCATTCTTTTGATCTTTGATGACTTTTATAAGACCTTCTCTAAGGAGAGCAAAATTGGGAATTTCCGTTGTGCGCTGGGCAAGACTCCACAATGTTTTGGATGGAATCGTTCCCGAATGTAGAGATGCACCACCAAAACTCTCAAATCGGTCAATCACAATCGCCCGTTTTCCAAGTCGACTCGATTCAATCGCTGACGCAACTCCGGCAGGTCCTGATCCAATAGCGCAAAAATCTCTAGAAATGAATGTTCCTATGGCCTCAACACCTTGAACAAGTAAAGGTTCTACAGAACGAATGAATGATGATGCAGCCATTTTTTTACCTCATTTTGTTTGCCGCAGAAATCTAAACATGATTCTATGTTTTTTGTCATCTTATTAGGTAATAAAATCGAGATAATTTCTCTGAGATAT contains:
- a CDS encoding glycosyltransferase family 25 protein, encoding MKKGLHRFDAILYINLAHRQDRKKRVLSNLQKANVNMKRVIRIDACPDALNGHRGCALSHIKALQFAITKKYQNALILEDDFVFHSSSSEIEHYVETFFDHFKSNWDVFLLSSNVIEYEATSHSNIKRVLCAQTAHSYAVNQHYFPILLKNFEFALSLMKDDIFFFQTGDNTRAIDQIWKLLQPHGKWYIGEKTIGKQGASFSDIEIDHIKRFMPECYS
- a CDS encoding MFS transporter, which gives rise to MPKSEKSPNSFYLVPILGCIILMYAMRFINAILSPIFMDDFHMNAAMLGFMSASFLFFAGIFQIPLSLLVSKIQPRLYLIILGLVGSLGALIFSSANTGFGLTLGRAMMGVSFTLAIALGNYIMIGIRSMKRHLTFAPIFSKHSMLLSIGLGAFVASFPAQMLVKYGGWRSLIFAMMVILIVLVILASVWISDTLQAPKIKVTDQHQRDRMYALFQMPLFKKAGFPVVIACGSFLSLQGLWLGPWLTNALGQSPMHLGYVLALSAGGIMVGQLTFRIWLYCARRCHISVFGLGVGLYGFFILILGLILIPVVAKSNGIWFFLGFSLHVNARIVIESLNELPSIEVKYLSTLLQTCAFLVGFAIEVVIGLIISCWTRSDIGQYPIIAYQSAFAAIAFINLGALLWLIFYQKNLIIEYPLAKNNIRA
- a CDS encoding aldo/keto reductase; its protein translation is MYHNQSAIGKALKGYPRSELFLTSKISMRGRDTFHVDDLSTEIEQILNELQTHYLDLLLLHEPHRELPMRDILLKLIEAKERGWVRVIGVSNCTIHHLNDALQWGIDAIEVNQVEFHPYLNQKELHRFCKANGIHLTAYRPLGKGEMVHESIFKKIGEKYNKSGAQVILRWLIQKNISAIPKAVSEAHLRENWNVFDFTLQPADMVLLEGLNRNQRYCTSEYFDFDY
- a CDS encoding SET domain-containing protein, with the protein product MKFNLPRQIMSDEIAQIALREIKEQELIVKTMTKSQLKELNEIINEIKTYGFPKRFVIRKLAKELGHGVFLHPQSKPIERGEMISPYSGQVSICPQNRDDNTAYAFEPIGEMHLTKEEQKRIDPKMKFHPNRFYAIKLDAKKKGNFTRFINHSEKPNVIAHLMKVPKKNDFGFEFSPVEVVYFAKKRINPGEQLLVNYENEENSYWSSLNIKPFPMTPKTYQIKAS
- a CDS encoding DoxX family protein; the encoded protein is MKYILLIGRILFSSVFIIKGIDHFTPAAITYASSMNVPIPGFLVPLAGVIAVLGGLSILLGFKARIGAWLIIIFLIPTTFMMHQYWSFKDLYHAMMNQYCFIKNLSLMGAALMIAYFGSGPFSLSHNSHRS
- a CDS encoding FAD-dependent oxidoreductase; the encoded protein is MAASSFIRSVEPLLVQGVEAIGTFISRDFCAIGSGPAGVASAIESSRLGKRAIVIDRFESFGGASLHSGTIPSKTLWSLAQRTTEIPNFALLREGLIKVIKDQKNATMEDLIRNHVCYLNGLAEFVDPHTVAVFSETGSKIATVVADHFIIATGSMPRQPEGLAHFSSRIVNSTELLMMDEIPNQFIVMGGGVIGSEYATILHRLGSRVTIVDSNERMLKFLDPAISEKLRQILMESGRFSYIPNVKDPIMHLEDDVVRLSFDDRTIEGDYLLHALGRVANVKMLNLDAIGVELTHRGHIAVNELFQTSVPHIYAGGDVKGSPGLASTAWREGGIIAHLAHGRRTEMFPEIFPTGIYTIPEIGCCGKTEMELKEKNIEYAVGVAEFKSTSRGIIENEDGMVKMLFDPDSGTVYGAHMIGKGAAGMIHYPNAVMRYGGKISDFYTSVSNYPTIEGELLRNAALNGVHDTRH